A window of Clavibacter michiganensis contains these coding sequences:
- the aroA gene encoding 3-phosphoshikimate 1-carboxyvinyltransferase, which produces MEIFRYSGPTFSPYDDDPTHAPVPTDDGPWAAPVADGPLDATVPLPGSKSLTNRELVLSALADSPSTLRAPLRSRDTRLMIEALRSLGTVIEEVDGGGAFGPDLRITPAELAGGVTIECGLAGTVMRFLPPVAALALGPVSFDGDPSARRRPMSGTIEALRALGVDVNDDGRRALPFSLYGTGEVPGGEIAIDASASSQFVSGLLLAAPRFAQGLRLRHTGATLPSMPHIEMTIRTLAERGVVVQSPEPGLWVVPSSPIAGREVRIEPDLSNAAPFFAAALVAGGRVAIPGWPEETTQVGADLAHLLPRFGATVTREGDALVVDGGPGLAAGGRIPGVDLDLSTGGELAPALVALAALADGPSRITGIGHLRGHETDRLAALAAEITGLGGSVTELDDGLAIEPAPLHGGPWRAYEDHRMATAGAIVGLAVPGVEIDDIGTTAKTLPEFPELWLGPLLGRAPRAAVEPLALGGITGPGAAGGLGGLL; this is translated from the coding sequence ATGGAGATCTTCAGGTATTCCGGTCCCACCTTCAGCCCGTACGACGACGACCCGACCCACGCGCCCGTGCCGACGGACGACGGCCCGTGGGCCGCCCCCGTGGCGGACGGCCCGCTGGACGCGACCGTGCCGCTGCCGGGGTCCAAGAGCCTGACGAACCGCGAGCTGGTCCTGTCCGCCCTCGCGGACTCCCCGTCGACACTGCGCGCTCCGCTCCGCTCCCGCGACACGCGGCTGATGATCGAGGCCCTGCGATCCCTCGGCACGGTCATCGAGGAGGTCGACGGCGGGGGTGCCTTCGGGCCCGACCTGCGGATCACCCCGGCGGAGCTCGCGGGCGGCGTCACCATCGAGTGCGGCCTCGCCGGCACCGTCATGCGCTTCCTCCCGCCCGTCGCCGCGCTGGCCCTCGGCCCGGTCTCGTTCGACGGCGACCCGAGCGCCCGCCGGCGTCCCATGTCCGGCACCATCGAGGCGCTCCGGGCGCTCGGGGTCGACGTCAACGACGACGGCCGTCGCGCGCTGCCGTTCAGCCTCTACGGCACGGGCGAGGTGCCGGGCGGCGAGATCGCCATCGACGCGTCCGCCTCCAGCCAGTTCGTCTCCGGCCTGCTGCTCGCCGCGCCCCGGTTCGCCCAGGGGCTCCGGCTCCGGCACACGGGAGCGACGCTGCCGAGCATGCCGCACATCGAGATGACGATCCGCACGCTCGCCGAGCGCGGCGTCGTGGTCCAGAGCCCGGAGCCCGGCCTCTGGGTCGTGCCCTCCTCCCCCATCGCCGGCCGCGAGGTGCGCATCGAGCCCGACCTCTCCAACGCCGCGCCCTTCTTCGCCGCCGCGCTCGTCGCGGGCGGACGGGTCGCGATCCCCGGCTGGCCCGAGGAGACGACGCAGGTCGGCGCGGACCTCGCGCACCTGCTGCCGCGCTTCGGCGCCACCGTCACGCGCGAGGGCGACGCGCTCGTCGTGGACGGCGGCCCCGGGCTCGCGGCGGGCGGCCGCATCCCGGGCGTCGACCTCGACCTCAGCACGGGCGGCGAGCTGGCGCCCGCGCTGGTCGCGCTCGCGGCCCTCGCCGACGGACCCAGCCGCATCACGGGCATCGGGCACCTGCGGGGACACGAGACGGACCGGCTCGCGGCGCTGGCGGCGGAGATCACCGGGCTCGGCGGATCCGTCACCGAGCTCGATGACGGCCTCGCGATCGAGCCCGCCCCGCTGCACGGCGGCCCGTGGCGCGCGTACGAGGACCACCGCATGGCGACCGCCGGCGCGATCGTCGGCCTGGCCGTGCCGGGCGTGGAGATCGACGACATCGGCACGACCGCGAAGACCCTGCCCGAGTTCCCGGAGCTCTGGCTCGGACCGCTCCTCGGCCGTGCGCCGCGCGCGGCCGTCGAGCCCCTCGCCCTCGGCGGCATCACCGGGCCGGGCGCCGCGGGCGGGCTCGGCGGCCTCCTGTGA
- a CDS encoding sigma-70 family RNA polymerase sigma factor, which translates to MATSGNTSHDAPADTTGGAAPTASAAPAELVEAVVHSTEEAADQQEAERAEVEEPRKAQPGDNRELFEEQALPFIDQLYAAGLRMTRNPADAQDLVQETFVKAYTAFHQFKQGTNLKAWLYRILTNTFINNYRKKQRDPYNGTIDELEDWQLGGATSATATTTRSAEAEAIDHLPDSTVKDALQSIPEDFRMAVYFADVEGFSYQEIADIMKTPVGTVMSRLHRGRRMLRSLLSDYARERGISTAHLTGATK; encoded by the coding sequence ATGGCCACTTCAGGGAACACCAGTCACGACGCGCCGGCCGACACCACCGGGGGCGCCGCGCCCACCGCATCCGCCGCGCCCGCGGAGCTCGTGGAGGCCGTCGTGCACTCCACCGAGGAGGCCGCCGACCAGCAGGAGGCGGAGCGGGCGGAGGTCGAGGAGCCCCGCAAGGCCCAGCCCGGCGACAACCGCGAGCTCTTCGAGGAGCAGGCGCTCCCGTTCATCGACCAGCTGTACGCCGCGGGCCTGCGCATGACGCGCAATCCCGCCGACGCGCAGGACCTGGTACAGGAGACGTTCGTGAAGGCCTACACGGCCTTCCACCAGTTCAAGCAGGGCACGAACCTCAAGGCCTGGCTGTACCGGATCCTCACGAACACCTTCATCAACAACTACCGCAAGAAGCAGCGAGACCCCTACAACGGCACCATCGACGAGCTCGAGGACTGGCAGCTGGGCGGCGCGACGAGCGCCACGGCGACCACCACGCGCTCCGCCGAGGCCGAGGCCATCGACCACCTCCCGGACAGCACCGTCAAGGACGCGCTGCAGTCCATCCCGGAGGACTTCCGCATGGCCGTCTACTTCGCGGACGTCGAGGGCTTCTCCTACCAGGAGATCGCCGACATCATGAAGACCCCCGTCGGCACCGTCATGAGCCGCCTGCACCGCGGCCGCCGGATGCTGCGGAGCCTGCTTTCCGACTACGCGCGCGAGCGGGGCATCTCCACCGCGCACCTCACTGGAGCGACGAAATGA